In the genome of Candidatus Omnitrophota bacterium, one region contains:
- a CDS encoding diguanylate cyclase — protein sequence MSGKYSRLFELTKDGVLSYSFDEGRIISANQGFVNILGLDCKASDLEGKLLKEMMVYVESEQALRKILLKKGEVHGYEYHFKTLKGDDRWVISESFLTADPVTGEKMAEAIITDITGLKKAQGKVVALNKELSKTNARLKQMVMKDFETGLYNHRYLEDAMEAEFARAKRESKPVSIIMVDIDYFKSINDVYGHQFGDMALKQFAGHLRKVLRRYDVIVRYGGEEFVIVAPGAYRTGVINLAHRILEATNLQNFGNRKQSVKLRISLSVASYPEDGVTRPSDLLNLAQEVLDKSKEFGGNKVCSSLDLRTCAPSYDENGKTKEDVGFLKEKIDKLTKRANQSLIEAIFAFAKTIELKDNYTGKHVEKTVLYATDIARELRLPEHEIERIKRAAILHDLGKVGISEKILHKKGILTKKEYEEIKRHPQIGVDIIRPIQFLHDVIPLILRHHERWDGKGYPDGLKGEEISVGGRIIAVADVYQALISDRPYRKAFSEKEAIKIIRKGAGTQFDPVVVGAFLKVIETKKGRE from the coding sequence ATGTCAGGAAAATACTCGAGATTATTTGAACTTACCAAAGACGGTGTATTGAGCTATTCTTTTGACGAAGGCAGGATAATTTCGGCAAACCAGGGGTTTGTGAATATCCTGGGCCTTGATTGCAAGGCTTCCGATCTGGAAGGCAAACTTTTGAAGGAAATGATGGTGTATGTGGAGTCGGAGCAAGCGCTAAGGAAGATCCTTCTGAAGAAAGGCGAGGTTCACGGATACGAATACCATTTTAAGACATTAAAAGGGGATGACAGGTGGGTCATCAGCGAATCGTTTCTTACTGCAGATCCGGTGACGGGAGAAAAGATGGCAGAGGCTATAATAACCGATATCACCGGGCTCAAGAAGGCGCAAGGGAAAGTGGTTGCGCTGAATAAGGAGCTTTCGAAGACCAATGCCAGGCTGAAACAGATGGTGATGAAGGACTTCGAGACCGGGCTCTATAACCATCGTTATCTCGAAGACGCGATGGAGGCGGAGTTTGCCAGGGCCAAGAGGGAATCGAAGCCCGTGTCGATAATAATGGTCGACATAGACTATTTCAAATCAATAAATGACGTCTATGGCCATCAGTTCGGTGATATGGCGCTGAAACAATTTGCGGGCCATCTCAGGAAAGTGCTGCGCAGATATGATGTGATCGTCAGATACGGCGGCGAAGAGTTTGTCATAGTCGCACCCGGAGCTTACAGGACCGGAGTCATAAACCTGGCCCATAGGATCCTCGAGGCCACTAACCTGCAGAATTTCGGGAACAGGAAGCAGTCTGTGAAACTCAGGATAAGCCTGTCCGTAGCGTCATATCCGGAAGACGGTGTCACCAGGCCTTCGGATCTGCTGAACCTGGCTCAAGAGGTATTGGACAAGTCCAAGGAATTCGGCGGCAACAAAGTATGTTCGTCCCTGGACCTCAGGACCTGCGCGCCGTCTTATGATGAGAACGGTAAGACTAAAGAGGATGTAGGCTTTCTTAAAGAGAAGATAGATAAATTGACCAAACGCGCGAACCAGAGCCTGATCGAGGCGATATTCGCGTTTGCCAAGACGATCGAATTGAAAGACAACTACACGGGCAAACATGTGGAAAAGACCGTATTATACGCTACGGATATTGCCAGGGAGCTTCGCCTGCCTGAACACGAAATAGAGCGGATAAAGAGGGCGGCTATACTGCACGATCTTGGTAAGGTCGGGATAAGCGAAAAAATATTGCATAAAAAAGGCATCCTTACAAAAAAGGAATATGAGGAGATAAAGAGACATCCCCAGATAGGGGTCGATATCATAAGGCCTATACAATTCCTGCACGATGTCATCCCCCTGATCCTTCGCCATCACGAAAGGTGGGACGGTAAGGGTTATCCCGACGGACTGAAGGGGGAGGAGATATCCGTCGGCGGACGCATCATCGCCGTCGCGGACGTCTATCAGGCGCTGATATCGGACAGGCCGTACCGAAAAGCCTTTTCCGAAAAAGAGGCCATAAAGATAATCAGGAAAGGCGCAGGCACGCAATTCGACCCTGTAGTGGTCGGGGCTTTTCTGAAGGTGATCGAAACGAAGAAGGGAAGAGAATAA